From the genome of Cryptococcus neoformans var. neoformans B-3501A chromosome 1, whole genome shotgun sequence, one region includes:
- a CDS encoding hypothetical protein (Match to ESTs gb|CF192191.1|CF192191, gb|CF189035.1|CF189035, gb|CF192190.1|CF192190; Similar to gi|46098235|gb|EAK83468.1| hypothetical protein UM02430.1 [Ustilago maydis 521], FASTA scores: opt: 392, E(): 6e-16, (30.714% identity (70.000% similar) in 280 aa overlap (1-261:1-274))), with product MRAASTFLALAASTSYAVALSTGCTTQLGALALGDLGSCLQLTSLLPVLSSSGSVVDSVNTYLKSLCGSSTPTCSNDTLTSASSSINSGCSSDISDGGTNGAEVTALLALINHYDQAYAAACSTNSSTGDYCVTDTLDTIQDASGSNLTLSSVASILSGTSSDSSNITSMFSSGQLCTQCVSGMYYEALQANSSISDTTIGRALSSECGSDFGQTSPNTTATSTSGDSSAAATSSASSSSGLVSVQYAGLAATAGIAGSVLGAVIIGSTIIL from the exons ATGCGTGCCGCATCTaccttccttgcccttgcaGCCTCAACCTCTTATGCTGTAGC CCTCTCGACAGGGTGTACTACTCAACTCGGAGCACTTGCCCTGGGTGATCTTGGGAGTTGTTTGCAGCTCACTTCCCTATTACCCGTTTTGAGT TCCTCCGGCTCAGTGGTCGACTCCGTTAATACTTATCTCAAATCCCTTTGTGGCTCTTCCACTCCTACTTGTTCTAATGACACTCTTACTTCTGCTTCGTCCTCTATCAACTCTGGATGCTCCTCTGATATTAGTGACGGCGGAACAAATGGTGCTGAAGTGACGGCGTTGTTGGCACTAATCAACCACTACGACCAAGCTTATGCTGCGGCTTGCTCCACAAATAGCTC AACTGGTGATTACTGTGTGACAGATACTCTTGACACCATTCAGGATGCTTCAGGGTCCAACCTCACCCTCAGTAGTGTCGCTTCGATCCTTTCAGGGACAAGCTCTGATAGCAGCAACATCACTTCGATGTTCAGCTCTGGTCAGCTTTGCACCCAATGTGTTTCTGGAATGTATTACGAAGCTCTTCAAGCCAACTCTAGCATCAGCGACACTACCATCGGCAGAGCTTTGTCATCTGAATGTGGATCAGACTTCGGGC AAACTTCACCAAACACCACTGCCACGAGCACATCTGGCGATAGTTCTGCCGCTGCCacttcttccgcttcttcgtcgtccgGTCTTGTTTCCGTCCAATATGCGGGTCTGGCTGCCACCGCCGGGATCGCTGGGAGCGTGCTTGGCGCTGTAATCATCGGTTCCACCATAATATTGTAA